From a single Pyxicephalus adspersus chromosome 11, UCB_Pads_2.0, whole genome shotgun sequence genomic region:
- the IFT46 gene encoding intraflagellar transport protein 46 homolog isoform X2: MDKGNAEGRQVNEVPDAVKMRHHIGIHMSAAAGCHFLVQNQPYDESLDIEDSEDVASVHSPTPRRSVPPKLLPEMKEMMHPKSGEEDTSTKKEKVAKKRGGVHVSSQQEFSDEDLDDTGDGDDDDDDDDEEEDDDDDDDDDDDEEGNSTLNIGYDPADFEHLPVTPEIKELFQYITRYTPHTIHLDHKLKPFIPDFIPAVGDIDAFLKVPRPDGKPDNLGLLTLDEPSTKQSDSTVMALWLTEGSKQHSVSQQIKVKSLENAEKNHKAIDSWITSISELHHSKPPASVHYTRSMPEIETLMQEWQPEFEELLGKVGLPSADLDCDLATYIDIICGILDIPVYKSRIQSLHVLFSLYSEFKNSQHFKALAEGKKEGTSSGNTATTSKDNESTPIN; this comes from the exons ATGGACAAGGGGAATGCAGAGGGGCGGCAGGTAAATGAGGTGCCTGATGCTGTAAAGATGAGACATCATATAGGCATTCATATGAGTGCCGCGGCCGGGTGTCATTTT CTTGTCCAGAACCAGCCGTATGACGAGAGCTTAGATATTGAAGATTCAGAGGACGTTGCTAGTGTTCACTCTCCAACTCCACGTAGGTCAG TTCCTCCTAAACTTCTGcctgaaatgaaagaaatgatGCATCCAAAGAGTGGTGAAGAGGATACAAGTACGAAG aaagagaaagttgCTAAAAAGCGTGGAGGTGTTCATGTCAGCTCTCAACAAGAATTCAGTGATGAGGATCTAGATGATACTGGAgatggggatgatgatgatgatgatgacgacgaGGAGGAGGAcgatgacgatgatgatgatgatgatgatgatgaggaaggAAATAGCACTTTAAATATTGG TTATGATCCTGCAGACTTTGAACATCTCCCAGTGACGCCAGAAATTAAAGAACTGTTTCAGTACATTACCAG ATACACTCCACACACTATACATTTGGACCACAAATTGAAACCTTTTATTCCAGACTTTATTCCAGCTGTCGGAGATATTGATGCATTCTTAAAG GTTCCACGGCCTGATGGTAAACCCGATAACCTTGGCCTGTTAACACTAGATGAACCATCCACAAAGCAATCTGATTCCACTGTTATGGCACTCTGGTTAACTGAAGGATCAAAGCAACACAGTGTTTCG CAGCAGATAAAAGTGAAGAGTCTGGAAAATGCCGAAAAGAACCATAAAGCTATAGATTCTTGGATCACAAGCATCAGTGAATTACATCATTCAAAACCACCTGCTAGTGTTCACTACACTCG GTCTATGCCAGAAATTGAAACACTAATGCAGGAGTGGCAGCCAGAATTTGAAGAGCTTCTTGGAAAG GTTGGCTTGCCCTCTGCTGACTTGGATTGCGACCTTGCCACTTATATTGATATTATATGTG gtATTTTGGATATCCCTGTTTACAAGAGTCGGATACAATCTTTGCATGTGCTTTTTTCTTTGTACTCAGAATTTAAAAACTCTCAG CATTTTAAAGCCTTAGCTgagggaaagaaagaaggaacTTCATCTGGCAATACTGCAACCACAAGCAAGGATAATGAAAGTACCCCCATCAACTAA
- the IFT46 gene encoding intraflagellar transport protein 46 homolog isoform X4: MKEMMHPKSGEEDTSTKKEKVAKKRGGVHVSSQQEFSDEDLDDTGDGDDDDDDDDEEEDDDDDDDDDDDEEGNSTLNIGYDPADFEHLPVTPEIKELFQYITRYTPHTIHLDHKLKPFIPDFIPAVGDIDAFLKVPRPDGKPDNLGLLTLDEPSTKQSDSTVMALWLTEGSKQHSVSQQQIKVKSLENAEKNHKAIDSWITSISELHHSKPPASVHYTRSMPEIETLMQEWQPEFEELLGKVGLPSADLDCDLATYIDIICGILDIPVYKSRIQSLHVLFSLYSEFKNSQHFKALAEGKKEGTSSGNTATTSKDNESTPIN, encoded by the exons atgaaagaaatgatGCATCCAAAGAGTGGTGAAGAGGATACAAGTACGAAG aaagagaaagttgCTAAAAAGCGTGGAGGTGTTCATGTCAGCTCTCAACAAGAATTCAGTGATGAGGATCTAGATGATACTGGAgatggggatgatgatgatgatgatgacgacgaGGAGGAGGAcgatgacgatgatgatgatgatgatgatgatgaggaaggAAATAGCACTTTAAATATTGG TTATGATCCTGCAGACTTTGAACATCTCCCAGTGACGCCAGAAATTAAAGAACTGTTTCAGTACATTACCAG ATACACTCCACACACTATACATTTGGACCACAAATTGAAACCTTTTATTCCAGACTTTATTCCAGCTGTCGGAGATATTGATGCATTCTTAAAG GTTCCACGGCCTGATGGTAAACCCGATAACCTTGGCCTGTTAACACTAGATGAACCATCCACAAAGCAATCTGATTCCACTGTTATGGCACTCTGGTTAACTGAAGGATCAAAGCAACACAGTGTTTCG CAGCAGCAGATAAAAGTGAAGAGTCTGGAAAATGCCGAAAAGAACCATAAAGCTATAGATTCTTGGATCACAAGCATCAGTGAATTACATCATTCAAAACCACCTGCTAGTGTTCACTACACTCG GTCTATGCCAGAAATTGAAACACTAATGCAGGAGTGGCAGCCAGAATTTGAAGAGCTTCTTGGAAAG GTTGGCTTGCCCTCTGCTGACTTGGATTGCGACCTTGCCACTTATATTGATATTATATGTG gtATTTTGGATATCCCTGTTTACAAGAGTCGGATACAATCTTTGCATGTGCTTTTTTCTTTGTACTCAGAATTTAAAAACTCTCAG CATTTTAAAGCCTTAGCTgagggaaagaaagaaggaacTTCATCTGGCAATACTGCAACCACAAGCAAGGATAATGAAAGTACCCCCATCAACTAA
- the IFT46 gene encoding intraflagellar transport protein 46 homolog isoform X1, translating to MDKGNAEGRQVNEVPDAVKMRHHIGIHMSAAAGCHFLVQNQPYDESLDIEDSEDVASVHSPTPRRSVPPKLLPEMKEMMHPKSGEEDTSTKKEKVAKKRGGVHVSSQQEFSDEDLDDTGDGDDDDDDDDEEEDDDDDDDDDDDEEGNSTLNIGYDPADFEHLPVTPEIKELFQYITRYTPHTIHLDHKLKPFIPDFIPAVGDIDAFLKVPRPDGKPDNLGLLTLDEPSTKQSDSTVMALWLTEGSKQHSVSQQQIKVKSLENAEKNHKAIDSWITSISELHHSKPPASVHYTRSMPEIETLMQEWQPEFEELLGKVGLPSADLDCDLATYIDIICGILDIPVYKSRIQSLHVLFSLYSEFKNSQHFKALAEGKKEGTSSGNTATTSKDNESTPIN from the exons ATGGACAAGGGGAATGCAGAGGGGCGGCAGGTAAATGAGGTGCCTGATGCTGTAAAGATGAGACATCATATAGGCATTCATATGAGTGCCGCGGCCGGGTGTCATTTT CTTGTCCAGAACCAGCCGTATGACGAGAGCTTAGATATTGAAGATTCAGAGGACGTTGCTAGTGTTCACTCTCCAACTCCACGTAGGTCAG TTCCTCCTAAACTTCTGcctgaaatgaaagaaatgatGCATCCAAAGAGTGGTGAAGAGGATACAAGTACGAAG aaagagaaagttgCTAAAAAGCGTGGAGGTGTTCATGTCAGCTCTCAACAAGAATTCAGTGATGAGGATCTAGATGATACTGGAgatggggatgatgatgatgatgatgacgacgaGGAGGAGGAcgatgacgatgatgatgatgatgatgatgatgaggaaggAAATAGCACTTTAAATATTGG TTATGATCCTGCAGACTTTGAACATCTCCCAGTGACGCCAGAAATTAAAGAACTGTTTCAGTACATTACCAG ATACACTCCACACACTATACATTTGGACCACAAATTGAAACCTTTTATTCCAGACTTTATTCCAGCTGTCGGAGATATTGATGCATTCTTAAAG GTTCCACGGCCTGATGGTAAACCCGATAACCTTGGCCTGTTAACACTAGATGAACCATCCACAAAGCAATCTGATTCCACTGTTATGGCACTCTGGTTAACTGAAGGATCAAAGCAACACAGTGTTTCG CAGCAGCAGATAAAAGTGAAGAGTCTGGAAAATGCCGAAAAGAACCATAAAGCTATAGATTCTTGGATCACAAGCATCAGTGAATTACATCATTCAAAACCACCTGCTAGTGTTCACTACACTCG GTCTATGCCAGAAATTGAAACACTAATGCAGGAGTGGCAGCCAGAATTTGAAGAGCTTCTTGGAAAG GTTGGCTTGCCCTCTGCTGACTTGGATTGCGACCTTGCCACTTATATTGATATTATATGTG gtATTTTGGATATCCCTGTTTACAAGAGTCGGATACAATCTTTGCATGTGCTTTTTTCTTTGTACTCAGAATTTAAAAACTCTCAG CATTTTAAAGCCTTAGCTgagggaaagaaagaaggaacTTCATCTGGCAATACTGCAACCACAAGCAAGGATAATGAAAGTACCCCCATCAACTAA
- the FOXR1 gene encoding forkhead box protein R1 isoform X1 — translation MSTQNDAAVLHALFNPNAPFGDISERNEENLQEEANQDCKFPADLLEEARNLELLGVQSAESGDPNTAVERFSKAIELLPDRASAYNNRAQALRLQGDITGALEDLNRALELSGGKGVAGRQALVQRGLILRLKGNEEAAKNDFLLAANQGSEFAKQQLVVLNPYAALCNRMLRDMIQKLCVPDP, via the exons ATGTCCACCCAAAATGATGCCGCAGTCCTGCATGCCCTATTTAATCCTAATGCTCCATTCGGGGACATAAGTGAGCGGAATGAGGAAAACCTGCAAGAAGAAGCAAATCAAG ATTGCAAATTCCCAGCTGATTTACTGGAAGAGGCACGTAACCTAGAATTGCTTGGTGTTCAGTCTGCAGAATCTGGGGATCCAAATACAGCTGTGGAGAGATTTAGCAAGGCTATCGAGCTTCTCCCTGATCGTGCATCTGCATACAACAACCGTGCTCAAGCTTTACGCCTACAGGGAGACATAACCG GTGCCCTTGAGGATCTGAATCGTGCTCTGGAGCTGAGTGGAGGGAAAGGGGTTGCAGGACGCCAGGCTCTGGTACAGCGAGGACTAATTCTCCGGCTAAAAGGAAATGAAGAAGCagctaaaaatgattttcttctaGCTGCCAATCAAGGCAGTGAATTTGCTAAGCAGCAGTTAGTTGTCCTCAACCCATATGCTGCACTTTGTAATAGAATGCTTAGGGACATGATACAAAAATTGTGTGTTCCAGACCCATAG
- the IFT46 gene encoding intraflagellar transport protein 46 homolog isoform X3 gives MDKGNAEGRQLVQNQPYDESLDIEDSEDVASVHSPTPRRSVPPKLLPEMKEMMHPKSGEEDTSTKKEKVAKKRGGVHVSSQQEFSDEDLDDTGDGDDDDDDDDEEEDDDDDDDDDDDEEGNSTLNIGYDPADFEHLPVTPEIKELFQYITRYTPHTIHLDHKLKPFIPDFIPAVGDIDAFLKVPRPDGKPDNLGLLTLDEPSTKQSDSTVMALWLTEGSKQHSVSQQQIKVKSLENAEKNHKAIDSWITSISELHHSKPPASVHYTRSMPEIETLMQEWQPEFEELLGKVGLPSADLDCDLATYIDIICGILDIPVYKSRIQSLHVLFSLYSEFKNSQHFKALAEGKKEGTSSGNTATTSKDNESTPIN, from the exons ATGGACAAGGGGAATGCAGAGGGGCGGCAG CTTGTCCAGAACCAGCCGTATGACGAGAGCTTAGATATTGAAGATTCAGAGGACGTTGCTAGTGTTCACTCTCCAACTCCACGTAGGTCAG TTCCTCCTAAACTTCTGcctgaaatgaaagaaatgatGCATCCAAAGAGTGGTGAAGAGGATACAAGTACGAAG aaagagaaagttgCTAAAAAGCGTGGAGGTGTTCATGTCAGCTCTCAACAAGAATTCAGTGATGAGGATCTAGATGATACTGGAgatggggatgatgatgatgatgatgacgacgaGGAGGAGGAcgatgacgatgatgatgatgatgatgatgatgaggaaggAAATAGCACTTTAAATATTGG TTATGATCCTGCAGACTTTGAACATCTCCCAGTGACGCCAGAAATTAAAGAACTGTTTCAGTACATTACCAG ATACACTCCACACACTATACATTTGGACCACAAATTGAAACCTTTTATTCCAGACTTTATTCCAGCTGTCGGAGATATTGATGCATTCTTAAAG GTTCCACGGCCTGATGGTAAACCCGATAACCTTGGCCTGTTAACACTAGATGAACCATCCACAAAGCAATCTGATTCCACTGTTATGGCACTCTGGTTAACTGAAGGATCAAAGCAACACAGTGTTTCG CAGCAGCAGATAAAAGTGAAGAGTCTGGAAAATGCCGAAAAGAACCATAAAGCTATAGATTCTTGGATCACAAGCATCAGTGAATTACATCATTCAAAACCACCTGCTAGTGTTCACTACACTCG GTCTATGCCAGAAATTGAAACACTAATGCAGGAGTGGCAGCCAGAATTTGAAGAGCTTCTTGGAAAG GTTGGCTTGCCCTCTGCTGACTTGGATTGCGACCTTGCCACTTATATTGATATTATATGTG gtATTTTGGATATCCCTGTTTACAAGAGTCGGATACAATCTTTGCATGTGCTTTTTTCTTTGTACTCAGAATTTAAAAACTCTCAG CATTTTAAAGCCTTAGCTgagggaaagaaagaaggaacTTCATCTGGCAATACTGCAACCACAAGCAAGGATAATGAAAGTACCCCCATCAACTAA
- the FOXR1 gene encoding forkhead box protein R1 isoform X2, producing the protein MFLHLANRSKYENLHLSTALEDWDMLDELKQCITIDQYFAVGAEEKTEQCTEKCPQKLGVTPCMSNELSPQSEQELSIKPSLWLVVDPNLVIPCQYVPALASEPCISNPSTPEIPAQSPADYFTTEDSEEEHLTSASEQYAEDEPPMSPPVHILRCHGRKAHLRRTLSQYDNWPRPPINYCNLISLALRNSEDGSLNVQQIYSFVREHFPFFRAAPDGWKNTVRHNLCFSSSFEKISGWVCSDGHRRSCLWKLTCQGHKKFCTEMHALSDDLLHILRRSMNKPDCKFPADLLEEARNLELLGVQSAESGDPNTAVERFSKAIELLPDRASAYNNRAQALRLQGDITGALEDLNRALELSGGKGVAGRQALVQRGLILRLKGNEEAAKNDFLLAANQGSEFAKQQLVVLNPYAALCNRMLRDMIQKLCVPDP; encoded by the exons ATGTTCTTACACTTAGCTAACAGGAGCAAGTATGAGAACCTTCATTTATCAACTGCTTTAGAAGACTGGGACATGTTGGATGAACTCAAGCAGTGCATTACCATAGATCAGTACTTTGCAG TAGGTGCAGAAGAGAAGACGGAACAGTGCACAGAAAAATGTCCGCAAAAGTTAGGGGTGACCCCCTGTATGTCCAATGAATTATCTCCACAGAGTGAGCAAG AACTTTCTATTAAGCCCAGTTTGTGGCTTGTTGTGGATCCGAATCTGGTGATCCCATGCCAGTATGTGCCAGCTTTGGCTTCGGAGCCTTGTATCTCCAATCCCTCCACACCAGAGATTCCAGCACAGTCTCCTGCAGACTATTTTACTACAGAAGATTCTGAAGAGGAGCATCTCACATCAGCCAGTGAACAG TATGCAGAAGATGAGCCACCCATGTCACCTCCAGTCCACATCCTGAGGTGTCATGGCAGGAAGGCACACCTACGGAGAACTTTATCTCAGTATGACAATTGGCCCCGACCTCCAATCAATTATTGCAACTTAATATCTTTGGCTCTAAGGAATAGTGAGGATGGAAGTCTAAATGTGCAACAGATCTACAGCTTTGTTAG GGAGCACTTTCCATTTTTTCGTGCTGCCCCAGATGGTTGGAAGAACACCGTCCGTCACAACTTGTGTTTCAGCAGCAGCTTTGAGAAGATCTCGGGCTGGGTGTGTTCTGATGGACACCGACGATCTTGTCTATGGAAACTAACATGCCAGGGTCATAAGAAGTTCTGCACAGAAATGCACGCCTTATCGGATGATCTACTGCATATATTACGAAGGAGCATGAACAAACCAG ATTGCAAATTCCCAGCTGATTTACTGGAAGAGGCACGTAACCTAGAATTGCTTGGTGTTCAGTCTGCAGAATCTGGGGATCCAAATACAGCTGTGGAGAGATTTAGCAAGGCTATCGAGCTTCTCCCTGATCGTGCATCTGCATACAACAACCGTGCTCAAGCTTTACGCCTACAGGGAGACATAACCG GTGCCCTTGAGGATCTGAATCGTGCTCTGGAGCTGAGTGGAGGGAAAGGGGTTGCAGGACGCCAGGCTCTGGTACAGCGAGGACTAATTCTCCGGCTAAAAGGAAATGAAGAAGCagctaaaaatgattttcttctaGCTGCCAATCAAGGCAGTGAATTTGCTAAGCAGCAGTTAGTTGTCCTCAACCCATATGCTGCACTTTGTAATAGAATGCTTAGGGACATGATACAAAAATTGTGTGTTCCAGACCCATAG